CAGATCGGTCGGGAGGGGATGGAAGCTCTGACCGACCGTTCCATTCCCGTCCGCATTGGGACCATGGCACATGAGGCAATAGGTTTCGTAACCCGTTTTCCCCCTGGCCACGGATTCCTGCGAGAGGATCAGGGGATTTTGCAGGGTCTTCGGATCTGATTTTCTGGCGATTTCGATTCCTCCCCGGGTGGGAATCGTCCCTTCGGGCATTTCCGGGATGACCGTCTTGTAAGTGCGCAGCGCCTCCTGTTCTTTCATGCGTGCATAGTCGCACCCGCAGAGCAGGGAGAACGCCATCATCACTACCGGAATGTAGTAGATCAGTCTGGATGGGCAGGCAATCATTATTTCCCTCCTGTTGCAGGCTCAATAGGGCCGGGTGTCACTCCGGACACATGCTGCGGCGCTAAAGGGGCCGGTTGTCCAAAAATCTTTGTGGCTCGGTGCGTGGAATAGATGGATTCCGAAGGAATATCTTCGACGATATCGAAATCCCATGAGGGTTGTCCCTTGTCTCCCACGGCAAAGAAGATGAAAATGCCCCAGCAGATAAAGGACAGGGCAATGGCGACCACAATGGCCCAGCTGCGAAGGATGGATTTTCTTTCTTGATTCGAAGAAATGCTTTCCATGGCTTCTTTCCTGATTGGACCCGGCAGGAATACCATCAAAAAGTAGGCCCTTTGATTCCAATAAAGATGACATAATAGACGGCGAAGAAGATCACTCCCACGAGCACGAGAGCTACAACGGGCGGTATGGGGTGATGCCCGGCCCGAATGCCGGACGGGTATTCTTCCAG
This region of Desulforhabdus amnigena genomic DNA includes:
- a CDS encoding c-type cytochrome, with amino-acid sequence MIACPSRLIYYIPVVMMAFSLLCGCDYARMKEQEALRTYKTVIPEMPEGTIPTRGGIEIARKSDPKTLQNPLILSQESVARGKTGYETYCLMCHGPNADGNGTVGQSFHPLPTDLRDPKVQAQTDGEIFYKLSFGAKRQPPLAYTIAEEDRWAIVHFIRSLKSPSNG